From Thunnus maccoyii chromosome 21, fThuMac1.1, whole genome shotgun sequence, the proteins below share one genomic window:
- the nub1 gene encoding NEDD8 ultimate buster 1 — MAEQNTEAKLKNLLKQEKVQLWNPPYTNDDNQPGRQHMQELAERYAPLLCLPGSEVGGALETIRAQSVRRGNRNKKFRETNVATLELLLPRDSKKDPKMKNFLETRLDVLVQEVVDRIREDYDLKYIKLILNGKTLCADQRLDQQGVKNHSKMMVLKLSDAELKKQLNEEEEKRKNQNESIQRTQKGFQILSERDGSEDPDTTPFLEIADQKGNPLNIPHEEKKALILAMGFHEKGRSLMKRKQYDNALCHLLQADQQFSKCGSALLGSVDNFGVLQLDIVWCYRSLEALSCLDDGRSRLQRAESCFLQCYGQQQQRLLMIKGNTGREEVLFLRLYLLQSLLSYLDGNDAQAQQQLSKVESLYGRLSLDSDKMTHLMSLGFTEREARLGLRACQGDLQGAANHISNQRQDREELKQRERQKRRSRMEAISTLAEMGYSRRDAARALHHANGNVDRAFEILLDSRQTAQATNNNTEGTVSPERVQQLLYLGFDRAASEAALRRTGGDVQSATQLLLDGQGARSPELLSASSPSTSSSSSSPSSEEPSTSSNSTENDDELVNEVLEDISRHEEDYLDLTLEEEAELIATMKTYLSRGPTHTV, encoded by the exons ATGGCGGAGCAGAACACGGAGGCCAAACTGAAGAACCTGCTGAAGCAGGAGAAGGTCCAGCTGTGGAACCCTCCGTACACCAACGACGACAACCAGCCGGGACGGCAGCACATGCAG GAGCTGGCGGAGCGTTACGCCCCCCTGCTGTGTCTGCCGGGGTCGGAGGTCGGCGGCGCCCTGGAGACCATCAGAGCGCAGAGCGtgaggagaggaaacaggaacaAGAAGTTCAGAGAAACGAACGTGGCGAcgctggagctgctgctgccccGAGACAGCAAGAAG GATCCAAAGATGAAGAACTTCCTGGAGACGAGGCTGGATGTGTTGGTTCAGGAGGTGGtggacag gatCAGAGAGGACTACGACCTCAAATACATCAAACTGATCCTGAACGGGAAAACTCTGTGTGCAG ACCAGCGTCTGGACCAGCAGGGAGTGAAGAACCACAGTAAGATGATGGTGCTGAAGTTGAGCGACGCCGAGTTGAAGAAGCAGCTGAacgaggaagaagagaagaggaagaaccAGAACGAGAGCATCCAGAGGACCCAGAAAGGCTTCCAGATCCTGTCAGAGAGAG ACGGCAGCGAAGATCCAGATACGACTCCTTTCCTGGAGATCGCCGACCAGAAGGGAAACCCGCTGAACATCCCCCACGAGGAGAAGAAG GCTCTGATCCTGGCGATGGGTTTCCATGAGAAAGGTCGATCTCTGATGAAGAGGAAGCAGTACGACAACGCGCTGTGTCACCTGCTGCAGGCCGACCAGCAGTTCAG taAGTGTGGCTCGGCTCTGCTGGGCTCGGTGGATAACTTCGGCGTGCTGCAGCTGGACATCGTGTGGTGCTACAGGTCTCTGGAGGCGTTGTCGTGTCTGGACGACGGCAGGAGTCGACTGCAGAGAGCCGAGAGCTGCTTCCTACAGTGTTAcggacaacagcagcagagactgCTCATGATcaag ggTAACACAGGCAGAGAGGAGGTGTTGTTTCTCCGGCTGTATCTCCTCCAGAGTCTCCTCTCCTACCTCGACGGGAACGACGCTCAGGCTCAGCAGCAACTGTCCAAA gtggaGTCTCTGTACGGTCGTCTGTCTCTGGACTCAGACAAGATGACTCACCTGATGTCGTTGGGATTCACCGAGAGAGAAGCTCGACTCGGACTCAGAGCCTGTCAGGGAGACCTGCAGGGGGCCGCCAACCACATCAGCAACCAGAGAcag GATCGAGAGGAGCTGAagcagagggagaggcagaagaggaggagcaggatgGAGGCCATCTCCACCCTGGCGGAGATGGGATACTCCAGGAGAGACGCCGCCAGAGCTCTGCACCACGCCAACGGAAACGTGGACAGAGCTTTTGAA aTCCTGCTGGACTCCCGTCAGACCGCTCAGGCCACCAATAACAACACGGAGGGAACTGTCAGTCCAGAGAGGGTGCAGCAG ttGTTGTATCTGGGTTTTGATAGGGCGGCGTCCGAGGCGGCTCTCAGACGGACGGGTGGAGACGTCCAATCAGCTactcagctgctgctggacGGTCAGGGCGCTCGCTCCCCAGAGCTGCTGTCcgcctcctctccctccacctcctcctcctcttcctccccttcctccGAGGAGCCCAGCACCTCCTCCAACTCCACAG
- the LOC121888415 gene encoding histone H3.v1-like: protein MSCSCCCLVVPSAERLEGTNRKKQLLVREEEEEEEEEEEEDRTNMDISLLRAQYRSSRERQKRHTQVLLFRTVSEELSEAVSVVPFTQALTSSWEPNSSPPPALTSDPDPWHVHLDLHRRSRSAVGVPPPASSLETTNSGDVGSSRRLSSSSGGSLQESRGRKLSVGSTTDSRCSSVSGTNKEEDVFDADTSRTDPVQASVPGSPEASEGNPREEDPPDVFVCSSFSESSAPVASSSSGSASNLPGNEPANVQTGNGVLQSSSTAAWRGSRFTRQLSVGGVGSSTGGQQNQNYYPFPNRKTPRISEAARRLGMYSSF from the exons ATgtcctgctcctgctgctgcttagTGGTTCCCAGTGCGGAGCGACTGGAGg GGACAAACAGGAAGAAGCAGCTGCTggtgagagaagaggaagaggaggaggaggaggaagaggaggaggacaggacgAACATGGACATCTCTCTGCTGAGAGCTCAGTACcggagcagcagagagcgacAGAAGAGACACACGCAGGTGCTTCTGTTCCGGACAG TCTCAGAGGAACTGTCGGAGGCCGTCAGCGTCGTCCCCTTCACTCAGGCTTTGACGTCGTCATGGGAACCGAACAGCAGCCCGCCGCCGGCTTTGACCTCCGACCCCGACCCCTGGCACGTCCACCTGGACCTCCACCGCCGCTCCCGCTCCGCCGTCGGCGTCCCGCCTCCCGCTTCCTCCCTGGAAACAACAAACAGCGGCGACGTCGGTTCCTCCAG GCGTTTGTCTTCTTCCTCTGGCGGCTCCCTGCAGGAGTCCAGAGGCAGAAAACTCTCTGTGGGTTCAACAACAGATTCACGCTGCAGCTCGGTCAGCGGCACCAACAAAGAAGAAGATGTCTTCGACGCTGACACGTCCAGGACGGATCCGGTCCAGGCTTCTGTTCCTGGTTCTCCTGAAGCCTCCGAGGGGAATCCCAGAGAAGAAGATCCTCCCGACGTCTTCGTCTGCAGCTCCTTCAGTGAAAGCTCCGCCCCCGTCGCCTCCAGCAGCAGCGGCTCCGCCTCCAACCTGCCGGGGAACGAACCCGCGAACGTACAAACCGGTAACGGCGTcttgcagagcagcagcaccgCAGCGTGGAGGGGCTCCAGGTTCACCAGGCAGCTGAGCGTAGGGGGGGTGGGCTCCTCCACGGGGGGCCAGCAGAACCAGAACTACTACCCGTTCCCCAACAGGAAGACCCCGAGGATCTCTGAGGCCGCCAGGAGGCTGGGCATGTACTCGTCCTTCTGA